The Candidatus Omnitrophota bacterium genome contains a region encoding:
- the rplT gene encoding 50S ribosomal protein L20, with amino-acid sequence MSKVKHAVAAHRRKKRVMKAAEGQWGGRSRFHKRAMESVAKGMMYSYRDRKARKRDFRSLWIVRINAACRENGISYSRFMEGLKKIKILIDRKMLSEIAVSDKKAFSKIVEAVKA; translated from the coding sequence ATGAGTAAAGTCAAACATGCAGTAGCGGCGCATAGACGCAAAAAACGGGTAATGAAGGCGGCTGAAGGCCAATGGGGCGGCAGATCGCGTTTTCACAAGCGCGCCATGGAGTCCGTGGCTAAAGGCATGATGTACAGTTACAGAGACCGCAAAGCGCGCAAACGCGATTTCCGTTCATTGTGGATCGTGAGGATAAATGCCGCATGCAGGGAGAATGGGATATCTTATTCGCGCTTTATGGAAGGGTTGAAGAAGATAAAGATCCTGATCGATAGGAAAATGCTGTCGGAAATTGCGGTATCGGACAAGAAAGCGTTTTCGAAAATAGTTGAGGCTGTAAAGGCTTAA
- the pheS gene encoding phenylalanine--tRNA ligase subunit alpha, with product MKEEIKQIELSALQDIASSGGNRALLEEMKVKYLGRKGVVTELFKKMATLSVEEKPAVGVLVNALKSAITAALDERLAVAAGAEEAVDRLDVTLPGIAARPGRMHPITQTINEVCDIFRSLGFRIVEGPEIETEHYNFEALNIPLEHPSRDAFDTFYLKTESKEEKFLLRSHTSPVQARFMEKNKPPFAIVVPGKVYRPDATDATHSFMFHQIEGLVVGPSIKFSDLKGTLEMFARRCFGKSTRMRFRPSFFPFTEPSAEVDISCILCSNTARPTTHSAVSGAGPGQKCSLCGGKGWLEILGAGMVNPKVFKAVGYDPEKVTGFAFGMGLDRIAILKYGITDIRLFFENDIRFLKQF from the coding sequence GTGAAAGAAGAGATAAAGCAGATCGAGCTTTCGGCACTGCAGGATATAGCTTCTTCCGGCGGCAATCGGGCGCTTCTGGAAGAGATGAAAGTAAAATATCTTGGCAGGAAGGGTGTCGTAACCGAGCTTTTTAAGAAGATGGCCACGCTTTCGGTGGAAGAGAAGCCGGCAGTGGGCGTTCTCGTCAATGCGCTGAAGAGCGCCATAACGGCCGCTCTCGACGAGCGGCTCGCGGTGGCCGCTGGCGCCGAAGAGGCGGTCGATCGTCTTGACGTGACGCTTCCCGGTATCGCCGCGCGGCCGGGCAGGATGCACCCGATAACGCAGACGATAAACGAAGTGTGCGATATCTTCAGGTCCTTAGGCTTCCGCATAGTCGAAGGGCCCGAGATAGAGACGGAACATTATAACTTCGAAGCGCTCAATATTCCTCTGGAGCACCCATCGAGAGACGCGTTCGACACGTTCTATTTGAAGACAGAATCCAAAGAAGAGAAATTTTTACTTCGCAGTCACACCTCTCCGGTCCAGGCGCGTTTCATGGAAAAGAATAAACCGCCGTTCGCGATAGTCGTCCCGGGTAAAGTGTACCGCCCCGACGCTACAGACGCTACGCATTCCTTTATGTTCCACCAGATAGAAGGGCTTGTCGTAGGCCCGTCTATAAAATTTTCCGATTTGAAAGGCACTCTCGAGATGTTTGCCAGGCGATGCTTCGGCAAATCTACCAGGATGCGTTTTCGACCGAGCTTCTTCCCGTTCACAGAGCCGAGCGCCGAAGTCGATATCTCGTGCATCCTGTGTTCAAACACTGCACGGCCGACGACCCATAGCGCTGTTTCAGGCGCGGGCCCCGGGCAAAAATGCAGTCTTTGCGGCGGGAAAGGCTGGCTGGAAATACTCGGCGCGGGCATGGTAAACCCGAAAGTTTTCAAAGCGGTTGGTTACGACCCGGAAAAAGTTACCGGGTTTGCTTTCGGCATGGGCTTAGACCGCATAGCCATATTGAAATACGGCATTACCGACATAAGACTCTTCTTCGAAAACGATATCAGATTTTTAAAACAATTCTAA
- the pheT gene encoding phenylalanine--tRNA ligase subunit beta, with amino-acid sequence MKINYTWLKDYIDTALSAEKAAEVLTMAGLTVESIRKATDGDILEIEVTSNRPDWLSYVGVARELAAVSGGKLKLPKVKPLPAKKLTDVKITIEDKTLCPRYTARVIRNVKVSASPDWLKKKIESMGLRSVNNIVDITNFCLFETGEPLHAFDLDKIAGSEIIVRKAKPGEKITTIDGVSRELTGSMLVIADKDKPVAVAGVMGGVNTEVTSDTKNILLEAASFDQISIRRTARVLAISTDSSYRFERKVDLNNIVHSSDRAVSLIQEEALGQICGFQDIGKKETHEKTITLRLARLSAILGTDIPPAKIKKIVTSLGLKILSSSDGVLKMKPPAFRCDLTAEVDIIEEVARVYGYDKIPSTIPDAVEQDMNIPRDIAAEKKVREVLTGLGACEIITYSLLGKNILNMALAGDTDSMAEIKNPLSAEQEIMRPCLMPGMLQAILWNVNRRSKDLRLFELGKTYTKASGGHFTEEKMLSIGIVGEVSTWMESARKLGFFDLKGCVETVAEELGIEGITFKCVRNNGFSPSCAATIELDGRRIGTAGEVAKSILNNFGIKELVYFCEISLDAICKAARLKKEFHELPNHPSAFRDISIVVAKEIMNADLASAAKNAAGQILKEVKLVDRYTGKQIPDGKISLTYRLEYADPARTLEEKEVSSAHANILRALEEKYGAKLR; translated from the coding sequence ATGAAAATAAACTATACCTGGTTAAAAGACTACATCGATACCGCACTATCGGCTGAAAAAGCGGCAGAAGTCCTTACGATGGCCGGGCTTACCGTCGAGAGTATCCGCAAAGCTACGGACGGTGATATCCTCGAGATAGAGGTGACGTCGAACCGGCCGGACTGGCTTTCATACGTCGGCGTTGCCCGCGAACTCGCCGCGGTATCGGGCGGAAAGCTGAAACTGCCGAAAGTAAAACCGCTCCCGGCAAAAAAACTTACCGATGTAAAAATTACCATCGAAGACAAAACACTTTGCCCCAGATACACCGCGCGCGTAATCCGTAATGTTAAAGTCTCCGCCTCGCCGGACTGGCTTAAAAAGAAGATCGAGTCGATGGGATTAAGATCGGTCAACAATATAGTCGATATAACTAATTTCTGCCTGTTCGAGACCGGAGAACCCCTGCATGCGTTCGATCTCGATAAAATCGCGGGCTCCGAGATCATCGTCCGTAAGGCAAAGCCCGGCGAAAAGATTACAACGATCGACGGCGTTTCCCGTGAACTCACCGGCTCTATGCTGGTAATAGCCGATAAAGATAAACCGGTGGCAGTGGCTGGTGTGATGGGAGGCGTGAATACGGAAGTTACCTCCGACACGAAAAACATACTCCTCGAGGCCGCGTCTTTCGACCAGATATCGATCCGGAGAACGGCCAGGGTTCTTGCCATTTCAACCGATTCGAGCTACAGGTTTGAAAGAAAAGTTGATCTAAATAATATCGTTCACTCATCCGACAGGGCTGTATCGCTTATACAGGAAGAAGCGCTCGGACAGATCTGCGGATTTCAGGATATCGGTAAAAAAGAAACGCATGAAAAAACGATAACATTACGCCTCGCGCGGCTTTCCGCCATCCTCGGGACGGATATCCCGCCGGCCAAAATAAAAAAGATAGTGACTTCCCTCGGGCTTAAGATATTGAGCTCGTCCGACGGCGTTTTGAAAATGAAGCCCCCGGCGTTCAGGTGCGACCTTACCGCCGAGGTAGACATAATAGAGGAAGTCGCGCGCGTTTATGGGTATGATAAGATACCGAGCACGATACCGGACGCGGTCGAACAGGATATGAATATACCGCGCGATATCGCGGCCGAAAAGAAGGTCCGTGAAGTTCTTACGGGCCTCGGCGCCTGCGAGATAATTACCTACAGCCTTCTCGGAAAGAATATTCTGAATATGGCGCTCGCCGGCGATACCGACTCTATGGCGGAGATAAAAAATCCTCTATCGGCCGAACAGGAAATCATGCGTCCCTGTCTTATGCCGGGTATGCTTCAGGCCATATTATGGAATGTGAACAGACGCTCTAAAGACTTAAGGCTGTTTGAGCTCGGCAAGACATACACAAAAGCATCCGGCGGACATTTCACCGAGGAGAAGATGTTGTCCATCGGGATAGTCGGTGAGGTTTCGACCTGGATGGAGAGCGCGCGAAAATTGGGATTTTTTGACCTGAAAGGATGCGTTGAGACCGTGGCTGAGGAGCTGGGCATAGAAGGGATTACCTTTAAATGCGTACGCAACAACGGTTTTTCGCCATCCTGCGCCGCTACGATCGAATTGGACGGCCGCAGGATCGGTACGGCCGGAGAAGTAGCAAAGAGTATACTCAATAATTTCGGCATAAAAGAACTGGTATATTTCTGCGAGATATCACTCGACGCGATATGCAAAGCGGCAAGGCTTAAAAAAGAGTTCCACGAGCTTCCAAACCACCCGTCCGCGTTCAGGGACATATCGATAGTGGTCGCGAAAGAGATTATGAATGCCGATCTGGCCTCGGCGGCAAAAAACGCGGCCGGACAGATATTGAAAGAGGTAAAACTTGTCGATAGATACACCGGTAAGCAGATACCCGATGGCAAAATAAGCCTGACGTACCGGCTCGAATATGCCGACCCAGCCAGGACTCTCGAAGAGAAAGAAGTTTCCTCGGCCCACGCGAATATACTGCGCGCGCTTGAGGAAAAATACGGCGCGAAATTACGATAA
- a CDS encoding replication-associated recombination protein A: protein MDLFQKEGKKPNVNEPMAARMRPTTLDGFIGQEHILGAGKLLRRLIESDTISSIILYGPPGCGKTTLALIISEKTNSYFERINAASNNVADMRRIIDQAHKREAIDGKRTILLVDEIHRFNKAQQDVLMPDVEAGNPILIGTTTHNPFFYVNAALLSRSQVFEFRKLSEDDVIAILKNALSDKEKGLGKIPVEMDVDALAHLAKVSEGDARRALLALEVGALTTPADKSKKINFTMKVAEESIQKKAVIYDKDEDGHYDTISAFIKSMRGSDPDAVLYWLAKMIYAGEDPRFIARRIVICAAEDVGLADPQALVLANAALQVAEFVGMPEARIPLAEAAVYVACAPKSNASYLGVEAALKDVEGGKTLEVPDHLKDASLDGDALGHGKGYKYAHDYKDHYVKQEYKPSDKRYYIPTDMGHEKRIKEWLEKLRGK, encoded by the coding sequence ATGGATTTATTTCAAAAAGAAGGCAAAAAGCCGAATGTGAACGAGCCAATGGCCGCCAGAATGCGGCCGACGACTCTCGACGGGTTTATCGGGCAGGAACACATCCTGGGCGCGGGAAAACTCCTGCGGCGGCTTATCGAATCCGACACGATATCCTCGATAATACTCTACGGCCCGCCGGGTTGCGGAAAGACGACCCTGGCTCTTATAATAAGCGAAAAGACGAACTCATATTTCGAGCGGATAAACGCCGCTTCCAATAATGTCGCCGACATGAGGAGGATAATAGATCAGGCCCATAAGCGTGAGGCGATCGACGGTAAACGCACGATACTTTTAGTCGATGAGATCCACCGTTTTAACAAGGCCCAGCAGGACGTGCTGATGCCAGACGTAGAAGCCGGCAATCCGATACTGATCGGCACCACGACCCACAACCCGTTTTTTTACGTGAACGCGGCCCTACTTTCCCGCTCCCAGGTTTTCGAGTTCAGGAAACTCTCCGAAGATGACGTGATAGCCATATTGAAGAATGCCCTCTCCGATAAGGAGAAAGGCTTGGGGAAGATACCCGTTGAAATGGATGTCGACGCGCTGGCGCATCTGGCGAAAGTCTCCGAGGGGGACGCCCGGCGCGCGCTTTTGGCTCTCGAAGTAGGCGCTCTTACGACGCCGGCCGACAAAAGTAAAAAAATTAATTTCACCATGAAGGTCGCCGAAGAATCGATACAGAAGAAGGCGGTCATTTATGATAAAGACGAAGATGGGCATTACGATACCATATCCGCGTTCATCAAATCGATGCGCGGCTCCGATCCCGACGCTGTTTTATACTGGCTGGCGAAGATGATATACGCCGGCGAGGATCCGAGATTCATAGCGCGCAGGATCGTGATATGCGCCGCAGAGGATGTCGGCCTGGCGGATCCGCAGGCGCTTGTGCTGGCGAATGCGGCCCTGCAGGTAGCGGAATTCGTGGGTATGCCGGAAGCGCGGATACCGCTTGCGGAGGCGGCCGTATATGTGGCGTGCGCGCCTAAGTCGAACGCCAGTTATCTGGGCGTGGAGGCGGCGTTAAAAGATGTGGAGGGGGGTAAAACACTCGAGGTGCCGGATCATCTGAAAGACGCCAGCCTTGATGGGGACGCCCTCGGCCACGGCAAGGGTTACAAGTATGCACACGACTATAAGGATCATTACGTAAAGCAGGAATATAAGCCGTCGGACAAGCGTTATTATATACCGACGGATATGGGCCATGAGAAGCGGATCAAGGAGTGGCTCGAGAAGTTGCGCGGTAAGTAA
- the pyrR gene encoding bifunctional pyr operon transcriptional regulator/uracil phosphoribosyltransferase PyrR: MTLKEKSKILDKDAIDRVLERIAHEIVENDKSVGRIAIIGIKNRGAYLGGRLAAKVEKIALTKIPVGALDITLYRDDLTEVSAQPVVHATEIDFDIAGKKIILVDDVLYTGRTIRCALDALIDFGRPGQIQLAVLIDRGHRELPIRADYVGKNVPTSLKETVAVRLSETDGKDEVVLCEKAA, encoded by the coding sequence ATGACGCTTAAAGAGAAGTCCAAGATACTCGATAAAGACGCTATCGACAGGGTGCTGGAGAGAATAGCCCACGAGATAGTCGAGAACGATAAATCTGTCGGACGGATTGCGATAATAGGCATAAAGAATAGAGGCGCTTATCTGGGCGGGCGTCTTGCCGCGAAGGTCGAAAAGATAGCGCTTACCAAGATACCGGTCGGCGCGCTCGATATCACATTATACAGGGATGATCTTACGGAGGTTTCGGCCCAACCGGTGGTTCACGCAACCGAAATAGATTTCGATATCGCAGGAAAGAAGATAATTTTAGTCGACGATGTGCTTTATACCGGCCGGACGATACGATGTGCGCTCGACGCCCTGATAGATTTCGGCAGGCCTGGACAGATACAACTCGCAGTCCTGATAGACCGCGGACACCGGGAGCTTCCCATAAGGGCCGATTATGTCGGTAAGAACGTGCCGACATCGTTGAAAGAGACGGTGGCGGTCAGGCTTTCCGAGACCGACGGTAAAGACGAAGTAGTCTTGTGCGAAAAGGCGGCGTAG
- a CDS encoding aspartate carbamoyltransferase catalytic subunit, producing MAEKKTIWTKKDLLGLEYLSKEEIELILYTAGSFKEVTTRQIKKVPALRGKTVVNLFYEPSTRTRTSFELAAKRLSADVVNIEIEASSVKKGETLIDTGKNIEALKIDIIVVRHSSSGAPNILARSVKARVVNAGDGWHEHPTQALLDMFTLKSKLGRIEGLKVSIIGDIAHSRVARSNIWGLTKLGAEVTVCAPRMLIPDGIEKMGVRITSDIEEALRGADAINVLRMQFERDAALAFPSKLAYFKEYGITAERLRACKKDIVVMHPGPINRGIEMSSEVADGKNSVILEQVTNGIAVRMAVLYLVAYAKGVE from the coding sequence ATGGCGGAAAAGAAGACGATTTGGACGAAGAAAGACCTTCTGGGGCTCGAATATCTCTCGAAAGAAGAGATAGAACTTATATTATACACCGCCGGAAGTTTTAAAGAGGTTACTACCCGCCAGATAAAAAAGGTTCCCGCCCTCCGGGGTAAGACGGTTGTAAATCTCTTCTATGAGCCTTCAACGAGAACCCGCACGTCATTTGAACTCGCCGCGAAACGCCTGTCCGCCGACGTAGTGAATATCGAGATAGAAGCATCGAGCGTGAAGAAGGGCGAAACGCTTATAGATACGGGTAAAAACATAGAGGCGCTCAAGATAGATATAATCGTGGTACGCCATTCCTCGAGCGGCGCGCCAAATATACTCGCCAGGTCGGTCAAGGCGCGCGTTGTAAACGCCGGCGACGGTTGGCACGAGCATCCTACCCAGGCGCTACTCGATATGTTTACCTTGAAGTCGAAACTTGGCAGGATAGAGGGCCTGAAGGTTAGCATCATCGGCGACATAGCGCATTCGCGCGTCGCGCGTTCAAATATATGGGGGCTGACGAAGCTTGGGGCAGAGGTTACCGTCTGCGCGCCGCGCATGCTGATACCCGACGGGATAGAGAAGATGGGCGTCAGGATAACCTCCGATATAGAGGAAGCGTTAAGAGGCGCCGATGCTATAAACGTCCTGCGGATGCAGTTCGAGCGGGACGCGGCGCTCGCATTCCCGTCGAAGCTGGCATATTTTAAGGAATACGGCATTACCGCCGAACGGCTTAGAGCCTGCAAAAAAGATATAGTTGTAATGCATCCGGGCCCGATAAATAGGGGGATAGAGATGTCGAGCGAGGTTGCCGACGGTAAAAATTCGGTGATATTGGAACAGGTGACGAACGGCATTGCGGTGCGAATGGCCGTTTTATACCTTGTAGCTTATGCAAAAGGGGTAGAATGA
- a CDS encoding dihydroorotase: protein MNKRYLIKGGRVIDPANKIDALLDIIIADGKIEKIGQGDLHPGVEIPPRGGNIEVIDAKGRIIAPGLIDMHVHLREPGREDEETVWTGSRAAVTGGFTAVLCMPNTDPAIDNPAVVKTLKEIIARDAACRVFICGAITESRAGKKLADLTKFKKEGIVAVSDDGSGVQDKKVMQDALKAAAVTGIIPIEHCEDDALTCGGVMNNGFVSTKAGLKGISARSEYDAVKRDLELAGKFSTPIHIAHISCKESVELIRTAKAAGVKVTAETAPHYFSLTDERCATYDTNTKMNPPLRTKEDVEAIKAGLADGTIDAIATDHAPHTDSEKDVEFDYAPFGIIGLETAIPLCMMELVDKKILSWSGLIAKLSTNPAGILGVPGGNLREGALADITIIDPEKEYTFKKETIVSKSKNSPFIGWKLKGKAVTVFVGGTLVMKDEVLL, encoded by the coding sequence ATGAACAAAAGATATTTAATAAAAGGCGGAAGGGTTATCGACCCGGCCAATAAAATAGACGCGCTTCTTGATATAATAATTGCCGATGGCAAGATTGAGAAGATCGGCCAAGGTGATTTACACCCCGGGGTGGAAATCCCACCCCGGGGTGGAAATATAGAAGTAATAGACGCCAAAGGCAGGATAATCGCACCCGGGCTTATCGATATGCACGTCCACTTAAGGGAGCCGGGCCGTGAAGATGAAGAGACGGTCTGGACGGGTTCGCGCGCGGCCGTTACGGGAGGATTTACCGCGGTTCTATGTATGCCGAATACCGATCCGGCCATTGACAACCCCGCCGTGGTGAAAACATTGAAGGAAATTATTGCCAGGGATGCCGCCTGCCGCGTCTTTATATGCGGCGCCATAACGGAATCCAGAGCGGGAAAGAAGCTGGCAGATCTTACTAAATTTAAAAAAGAGGGCATTGTAGCCGTATCCGACGATGGCTCCGGCGTCCAGGACAAAAAAGTTATGCAGGACGCGTTAAAGGCCGCCGCTGTGACGGGAATTATCCCGATAGAACATTGTGAAGACGACGCTCTTACTTGCGGCGGGGTAATGAATAATGGGTTTGTCTCGACGAAGGCGGGTTTAAAAGGGATAAGCGCCCGCAGTGAATACGATGCCGTAAAGCGCGACCTTGAGCTTGCCGGAAAATTTTCTACGCCAATACATATCGCGCATATAAGCTGTAAGGAATCGGTTGAACTCATTCGTACGGCGAAGGCCGCAGGCGTCAAAGTTACGGCGGAGACGGCGCCGCACTATTTCAGCCTGACGGATGAGCGCTGTGCCACCTACGATACGAATACAAAGATGAATCCGCCGCTTAGGACAAAGGAAGACGTGGAAGCGATAAAGGCAGGCCTGGCCGACGGTACTATAGACGCGATCGCGACCGACCACGCTCCGCACACAGATTCCGAAAAGGACGTCGAATTCGACTACGCGCCGTTTGGCATAATAGGGCTGGAAACAGCAATCCCGCTCTGTATGATGGAACTGGTTGATAAAAAAATATTATCATGGAGCGGCCTTATTGCGAAACTTTCGACAAATCCGGCAGGCATACTCGGCGTCCCCGGCGGAAATCTTAGGGAAGGCGCTCTTGCGGACATAACTATAATAGATCCCGAGAAGGAATATACGTTTAAAAAAGAGACGATAGTTTCGAAATCAAAGAATTCGCCTTTCATAGGCTGGAAGCTCAAAGGAAAAGCCGTAACGGTTTTTGTGGGCGGCACTCTTGTGATGAAGGACGAGGTATTGCTATAG
- a CDS encoding endonuclease Q family protein: protein MPFIADFHIHSKYSRATAKDMDLASLVKWAKIKGISMLGTGDFTHPLWFSELETRLEKTSAPGVYRYDGIDFILTVEVSNIYFKAGRTRKVHNIIFAPSLETAREVSAALSEYGELSSDGRPILSVECDKMARLLARIDPKIFLIPGHAWTPHFSIFGSNSGFDSPEECFEDQTDKIFSIETGLSSDPGMNWRWSKLDRFCLTSNSDAHSPSRLGREANVFKEKIDYDSLVEILKTKDKDKFLYTIEFFPEEGKYHWDGHRGCNARLCPQESKTINNICPVCGKKVTIGVMHRLEDLCDRAEGYVDARSPSFKRMVPLTEIIGAAFGVGAGSVKVEREYFRLIKNFGTEFNILLWMDERELQSALPERIAAGVINVRKGDVEIKPGYDGEYGTVDILRDSGSPGDKQLSFF from the coding sequence ATGCCGTTTATCGCTGATTTCCATATCCATTCGAAATATTCCCGCGCGACAGCGAAGGATATGGATCTGGCGAGCCTTGTAAAATGGGCGAAGATAAAAGGCATATCGATGCTCGGCACCGGAGATTTTACTCACCCGTTATGGTTTTCAGAACTTGAGACGCGCCTTGAAAAGACTTCCGCGCCCGGCGTATACCGCTACGATGGTATCGATTTCATATTGACCGTCGAAGTCTCAAATATATATTTCAAAGCGGGCAGGACGAGAAAAGTCCATAATATAATATTCGCGCCATCGCTTGAAACGGCGCGGGAAGTATCTGCCGCGCTGTCGGAATACGGGGAGCTGTCGTCGGACGGACGGCCCATATTAAGCGTGGAATGCGACAAGATGGCGAGGCTTCTCGCCCGGATAGATCCGAAGATATTTCTGATACCCGGCCATGCCTGGACGCCGCACTTCAGTATATTCGGCTCCAACTCCGGGTTCGATTCGCCGGAAGAGTGCTTTGAGGATCAGACGGATAAGATATTCTCGATAGAGACGGGGCTTTCGAGCGATCCGGGTATGAACTGGCGCTGGTCGAAACTCGACAGGTTCTGCCTTACATCAAACTCGGATGCGCACTCGCCGTCGAGGCTGGGCCGCGAGGCGAATGTATTCAAAGAGAAAATAGATTACGACAGCCTGGTTGAAATATTAAAGACCAAAGATAAAGACAAATTTCTTTATACGATCGAATTTTTCCCGGAAGAAGGCAAATACCACTGGGATGGCCACAGAGGATGCAATGCGCGCCTCTGCCCGCAGGAATCGAAGACGATAAATAATATTTGCCCTGTGTGCGGCAAGAAGGTTACAATAGGCGTAATGCACCGGCTCGAAGACCTTTGCGACAGGGCTGAAGGTTATGTCGATGCGCGGAGCCCTTCTTTTAAAAGGATGGTGCCGCTTACGGAAATAATAGGCGCCGCATTCGGCGTCGGGGCAGGGTCCGTAAAGGTTGAGAGAGAATATTTCCGGCTGATAAAAAATTTCGGGACGGAGTTCAATATACTGCTGTGGATGGACGAGCGGGAGTTACAGTCCGCTCTTCCCGAAAGAATAGCCGCAGGCGTAATAAACGTAAGAAAAGGCGATGTCGAAATAAAGCCGGGTTATGACGGAGAATACGGCACCGTCGATATTTTAAGAGACAGCGGCTCGCCCGGCGACAAACAACTGAGCTTCTTTTGA
- a CDS encoding dihydroorotate dehydrogenase electron transfer subunit translates to MKQVQAKILKNKEIAKGFYRMRIASSYLAGYSRPGQFVEVRCSQETDPLLRRPFGIHRVIDAGIELLYEVVGRGTDALSQKKPGETLDIIGPLGNGFDLGLATCARQRPAILVAGGNGVAPLFFLAEELKRKSIKIHVLIGGRSKGHILCEKEFKKLGAKAVITTDDGSKGLKGLVTNPLLTALSAAASRPSVIYACGPTGMLKAVSRLAYSSGVPCQVSLEEHMACGVGVCLGCPVKVKTDSRYKMVCKDGPVFDAGEIIW, encoded by the coding sequence ATGAAACAAGTACAGGCAAAGATACTAAAGAACAAAGAAATCGCCAAAGGTTTCTACAGGATGCGTATCGCGTCCTCATATCTTGCCGGTTATTCACGGCCGGGGCAATTTGTCGAGGTGAGGTGCTCGCAGGAGACCGACCCGCTCCTGCGCCGGCCGTTCGGCATTCACAGGGTCATCGACGCAGGCATAGAGCTTTTATATGAAGTCGTCGGCCGTGGAACGGATGCATTGTCGCAGAAAAAACCCGGAGAGACACTCGACATTATTGGGCCCCTCGGGAATGGTTTTGATCTCGGTCTTGCGACCTGCGCGCGTCAACGCCCGGCCATTCTGGTCGCAGGCGGTAACGGCGTGGCGCCATTATTCTTTTTAGCCGAAGAATTGAAGAGAAAAAGTATAAAAATTCATGTTTTGATCGGTGGGCGCTCGAAGGGGCATATATTATGCGAAAAGGAGTTTAAAAAACTCGGCGCAAAAGCGGTAATTACTACGGACGATGGCTCGAAGGGGCTTAAAGGTCTTGTGACAAACCCATTATTGACAGCGCTCTCAGCCGCCGCTTCTCGTCCGTCGGTAATATATGCCTGCGGGCCGACCGGTATGCTGAAGGCGGTATCACGCTTAGCATACAGTAGCGGCGTCCCGTGTCAGGTTTCGCTCGAAGAGCACATGGCTTGCGGTGTCGGTGTATGTTTAGGCTGTCCTGTAAAAGTTAAAACGGATAGCCGATACAAAATGGTATGCAAAGACGGTCCGGTTTTCGACGCCGGGGAGATAATATGGTAG
- a CDS encoding dihydroorotate dehydrogenase has translation MVDLSVNIGRLKLKNPVMTASGTFGPEYGELFDVNALGAVVLKTITLEARVGNPPPRIAETFSGMLNSIGLENKGLDDFIKNKLPKVKGIKAPIVVSIAGNNEREYALLAKRLSAVAKISALEINLSCPNVRHGTLAGLIAQDPDVTGRIVRAVRSSTRLPLIAKLTPNVTDISVIAASAEKAGADAVLLVNTFPAMAVDIETKKPKLGNITGGLSGPAIKPIALKMVWDVYNKVDIPIIGSGGIINYKDAIEFMLCGATAVQIGTAVFTDPRTPGCVIKDIRRYLEHAGYRRIKDIIGGLKA, from the coding sequence ATGGTAGATCTTTCGGTTAATATCGGCAGATTGAAACTTAAAAATCCAGTTATGACCGCATCCGGGACGTTTGGCCCGGAATACGGCGAGCTCTTCGACGTAAATGCGCTCGGCGCCGTTGTATTAAAGACGATAACGCTTGAAGCCCGCGTCGGGAACCCGCCGCCGCGCATCGCGGAAACATTTTCGGGAATGCTTAATTCAATAGGTCTTGAGAACAAAGGACTCGATGATTTTATAAAGAACAAACTGCCGAAGGTAAAAGGGATAAAAGCACCGATCGTGGTAAGTATAGCCGGTAATAACGAAAGAGAATATGCCTTGCTTGCCAAAAGACTTAGCGCTGTAGCGAAAATATCAGCGCTTGAGATAAACCTATCGTGCCCCAACGTAAGGCACGGGACATTGGCCGGACTCATAGCGCAGGATCCCGACGTTACCGGAAGGATAGTCCGCGCCGTGAGAAGCTCGACGAGGTTGCCGTTAATCGCGAAGCTTACACCGAATGTTACGGATATTTCAGTGATAGCCGCGTCGGCCGAGAAGGCCGGTGCCGATGCCGTGCTTTTGGTTAATACGTTCCCGGCGATGGCCGTCGATATTGAAACGAAAAAGCCGAAGCTCGGAAATATAACCGGCGGCCTAAGCGGCCCGGCGATAAAACCTATCGCTTTAAAGATGGTATGGGATGTTTACAATAAAGTGGATATTCCCATAATAGGCTCGGGCGGCATAATCAATTACAAAGACGCGATAGAGTTTATGCTCTGCGGGGCCACTGCCGTACAGATTGGAACCGCCGTATTTACCGATCCCCGCACCCCGGGGTGCGTAATCAAAGATATAAGAAGATATTTAGAGCATGCCGGCTATCGCCGTATAAAAGATATCATCGGAGGGTTAAAAGCATAA